One Mycobacterium kubicae genomic window carries:
- a CDS encoding FadR/GntR family transcriptional regulator, with translation MTTDQADKRAAKIARRIEANIVRRGWVVGESLGSESALQERYCVSRSVLREAVRLVEHHQVARMRRGPNGGLIVCEPDAGPAARAIVIYLEYLGINLDDLLNARLVLEPLAASLAAEHIDEAGIDRLRAVLRAEAQWQPGMPALRDEFHVALAEQSKNPVLQLFIEIVMRLTRRSVRQSRTASPDEAIEAVDQMHHDHSEVVAAVTAGDAARAKTLTERHVEAVTAWLQKYHRRHSAHGPARARRRAPRLDAEAPRGKLAEVLAATIGDDIAASGWQIGAVFGTESALLERYRVSRAVLREAVRLLEYHSVARMRRGPGGGLVVTRPQAQASIDTIALYLQYRHPTREDLRCVRDAIEIDNVARVVKRRSEPDVAAFLDTRRATDHVGAAGADVRLAAVEEFRFHVGLAQLAGNALLDLFLRIIVELFRRQWSSSGQPVPDWSDVVAVEHAHRKILDAIGDGDDSLARYRIRRHLDAAASWWF, from the coding sequence TTGACTACCGATCAAGCCGACAAGCGGGCCGCCAAGATCGCCCGTCGCATCGAGGCCAACATCGTCCGGCGGGGCTGGGTCGTTGGGGAGTCACTGGGCTCGGAGAGCGCTCTGCAGGAACGGTATTGCGTGAGCCGTTCGGTGCTGCGCGAAGCTGTGCGTCTGGTCGAGCACCACCAGGTCGCCAGGATGCGTCGGGGGCCCAACGGCGGACTGATCGTCTGCGAGCCCGACGCCGGCCCGGCCGCCCGAGCCATCGTCATTTATCTCGAGTACTTGGGCATCAACCTCGATGACCTGCTCAACGCCCGGCTGGTGCTCGAGCCCTTGGCGGCTTCGCTTGCCGCCGAGCACATCGACGAAGCGGGTATCGACCGGCTCCGTGCTGTGCTGCGCGCCGAAGCGCAGTGGCAGCCCGGAATGCCGGCACTTCGCGACGAATTCCACGTTGCACTCGCAGAGCAGTCCAAGAACCCGGTGTTGCAACTCTTCATCGAAATCGTCATGAGGCTCACCCGGCGTTCCGTCCGGCAGTCCAGGACCGCGTCGCCTGACGAAGCCATCGAAGCCGTCGACCAGATGCACCACGACCATTCGGAGGTCGTCGCCGCGGTTACCGCCGGGGATGCGGCCCGCGCCAAGACGCTCACCGAGCGACACGTCGAAGCCGTAACGGCCTGGCTGCAGAAATACCACCGGCGCCACAGTGCCCACGGTCCGGCGCGCGCGCGTCGGCGGGCACCTCGGCTGGACGCGGAAGCGCCGCGCGGCAAGCTGGCCGAAGTGCTGGCAGCCACCATCGGCGACGACATCGCCGCCAGCGGGTGGCAGATCGGGGCCGTTTTCGGGACCGAGTCGGCGCTGCTGGAGCGCTACCGGGTGAGCCGTGCGGTGCTACGCGAGGCGGTGCGGCTACTCGAATATCACTCGGTCGCGCGAATGCGGCGAGGGCCCGGCGGCGGCTTGGTTGTCACCCGCCCGCAGGCGCAGGCCAGCATCGACACGATCGCCCTGTACTTGCAGTACCGCCACCCGACCCGCGAAGACCTGCGCTGTGTGCGCGATGCGATCGAGATCGACAACGTCGCCAGAGTCGTCAAACGCCGATCAGAACCGGACGTGGCCGCGTTCCTGGACACCCGCCGTGCCACCGACCACGTTGGCGCCGCCGGTGCCGATGTGCGCCTGGCCGCCGTCGAAGAGTTTCGGTTCCACGTCGGCCTGGCGCAGTTGGCCGGCAACGCGCTGCTCGACCTCTTCCTGCGGATCATTGTCGAGTTGTTTCGCCGGCAGTGGTCCAGCAGCGGCCAACCGGTCCCCGATTGGAGCGACGTCGTCGCCGTCGAGCACGCCCATCGGAAGATCCTGGACGCGATCGGCGATGGCGACGACAGTCTGGCCCGCTACCGCATCCGCCGCCACCTGGACGCGGCGGCCTCCTGGTGGTTCTAG
- a CDS encoding sensor histidine kinase, translating into MTTTETKRRGFVHSALFYHSEQEYLDFVVRFVADGFAVDEPVMVAIPGDKLTWLRAALLDARAGSDAELNLVDITEAARNPGRFLALKRDFVDKYPGQRVRIVSQLVWPGRTRDECVACIEHEALVNGALRHEDVMGLCLYDAQRLDEEVLNGARSTHPLLWKSGSAYRSSDYAPEDALARCNQPLPQNPGAVTYMVRSGADLRPARSFAVDYAGWVGLSDDGIEDLQLIATELATNSLQYTGGACQLAFWQDDGHVVCEARDGGRFDNPLIGHHPPEPHAAASRGLFLVNAMADLVRMHTTPSGTTIQAYLPLHPLPGATG; encoded by the coding sequence ATGACGACCACGGAGACCAAGCGGCGAGGCTTTGTGCATTCCGCACTTTTCTACCACTCCGAGCAGGAGTACCTCGACTTCGTCGTGCGGTTCGTGGCAGACGGGTTCGCCGTCGACGAGCCCGTCATGGTCGCCATCCCTGGGGACAAGCTGACCTGGCTGCGGGCGGCGCTGCTGGACGCGCGCGCCGGGTCCGACGCCGAATTGAACCTGGTCGACATCACCGAAGCCGCCCGCAACCCGGGCAGGTTCCTGGCCCTCAAGCGCGACTTCGTCGACAAGTACCCCGGGCAACGGGTGCGCATTGTCAGTCAACTGGTGTGGCCCGGTCGCACCCGCGATGAGTGTGTGGCTTGTATCGAGCACGAAGCCCTGGTCAATGGGGCACTGCGGCACGAAGACGTCATGGGCTTGTGCCTGTATGACGCGCAGCGGTTGGACGAAGAGGTCCTGAACGGCGCTCGCAGTACCCATCCGCTGCTCTGGAAGTCCGGGTCGGCCTACCGCAGCTCGGACTATGCGCCCGAGGACGCGCTGGCCCGCTGCAATCAACCGCTCCCGCAGAATCCAGGGGCCGTCACCTACATGGTCAGGAGTGGCGCGGATCTGCGCCCCGCCCGCTCCTTCGCCGTGGACTACGCCGGGTGGGTCGGGCTGTCCGACGACGGCATCGAAGATCTGCAGCTGATTGCTACGGAACTGGCCACTAACAGCTTGCAGTACACCGGCGGAGCCTGTCAGTTGGCGTTTTGGCAGGACGACGGACACGTCGTGTGCGAGGCGCGCGACGGCGGGCGGTTCGACAACCCGCTCATCGGACACCATCCGCCGGAGCCGCACGCCGCGGCCAGTCGGGGTCTTTTTCTCGTCAACGCGATGGCAGATCTGGTGCGCATGCATACGACGCCAAGTGGCACGACGATCCAGGCATACCTGCCGCTGCATCCCTTGCCGGGCGCGACCGGGTAA
- a CDS encoding homocitrate synthase, producing the protein MTTFSPAFIGNASAAETLAGSSSPSSANAWFEHRFSTRLPRGLREQAEAMSWERFVTTFTPNTGPLRLGQWACIDPERPAGRLGPQARTYRAMIAVGDSISTSTAAASGPVGALTAMLHDRGILLETLRFHQIQRFADTATFIYGTNGARAEWAAGWSADPTQSALRALIACANRLMM; encoded by the coding sequence ATGACAACTTTCTCTCCCGCTTTCATCGGGAATGCTTCCGCCGCCGAGACTCTCGCGGGCAGCTCGTCGCCAAGCAGCGCTAATGCGTGGTTCGAGCACCGTTTCTCCACGCGGTTGCCGCGCGGACTCCGCGAACAGGCCGAGGCCATGTCGTGGGAGCGCTTTGTGACCACGTTCACACCCAACACCGGGCCGCTGCGCTTAGGGCAGTGGGCGTGTATCGATCCCGAGCGGCCCGCCGGCCGATTGGGCCCGCAGGCTCGCACGTATCGGGCGATGATCGCCGTCGGCGATTCCATCAGCACCTCGACCGCCGCGGCGAGCGGACCGGTCGGCGCGCTGACGGCGATGTTGCACGACCGCGGAATCCTGCTGGAGACGTTGCGCTTCCACCAGATTCAACGCTTCGCTGACACCGCCACTTTCATCTACGGCACCAACGGTGCCCGCGCCGAGTGGGCCGCAGGCTGGTCAGCGGACCCCACTCAGTCCGCGCTGCGTGCCTTGATCGCATGCGCCAACCGGCTGATGATGTAA
- a CDS encoding cytochrome P450, which yields MTTSRATSTATISTPAYLLDQARRRLTPSVNNLPGMGLAERKLLNTQFPETKLADPPPGSGLKPVVGDRGLPILGHMIEMLRGGPDYLMFLYQTKGPLVFGDSPVLPFVAALGPDAAQAIYSNRNKDYSQQGWTPVIGAFFHRGLMLLDFEEHLFHRRIMQEAFVRSRLASYVEQMDQVVSQVISQDWVVNDARFLLYPAMKELTLDIASMVFMGHEPGTDRELVTKVNKAFTMTVRAGNAVIRTGVPPFTWWRGLRARRLLEDYFAERVQEQRRKDGDDLLSVLCQTEDEDGNRFSDEDIVNHMIFLMMAAHDTSTTTATNMAYELAAHPDWQQRCRDESDRLGDGPLDIESLEKLESLDLVMNEAIRLVSPVQWAMRRTVRDTELLGHYIPEGTNVTAFPGVNHRLPEIWTDPLTFDPERFTEPRCEHKRHRYAWTPFGGGAHKCIGMTFGQLEIKTIMHRLLRRYRLELPRPGYQAKWDYRTIPVPMDGMPIVLRPL from the coding sequence GTGACGACAAGTAGGGCGACAAGTACCGCGACAATCAGCACCCCGGCATACCTCCTTGACCAGGCCAGGCGGCGCCTGACTCCGTCGGTCAACAACCTTCCCGGGATGGGCCTTGCCGAACGCAAGCTGCTGAACACCCAGTTCCCGGAGACCAAACTCGCCGATCCGCCGCCGGGTAGTGGGCTCAAGCCCGTCGTCGGTGACCGCGGACTGCCGATCCTCGGTCACATGATCGAAATGTTGCGCGGCGGGCCCGACTATCTGATGTTTCTGTACCAGACCAAAGGCCCCCTGGTTTTCGGCGATTCGCCGGTGCTGCCCTTCGTCGCAGCGCTCGGGCCCGACGCCGCTCAAGCGATCTACTCCAACCGCAACAAGGACTACTCGCAGCAGGGCTGGACGCCGGTCATCGGCGCGTTCTTCCATCGCGGTCTGATGCTGTTGGACTTCGAAGAGCACCTGTTTCACCGGCGGATCATGCAAGAGGCGTTTGTCCGTTCTCGGCTCGCGAGCTACGTCGAGCAGATGGACCAGGTCGTGTCGCAGGTGATCAGCCAGGACTGGGTGGTCAACGATGCGCGCTTCCTGCTGTACCCGGCGATGAAGGAGCTGACCCTCGACATCGCGTCCATGGTGTTCATGGGTCACGAACCCGGCACCGACCGCGAGTTGGTGACCAAGGTGAACAAGGCATTCACCATGACGGTGCGCGCCGGCAACGCGGTCATCCGCACCGGCGTGCCGCCGTTCACCTGGTGGCGCGGACTGCGGGCCCGCCGACTGCTGGAGGACTACTTCGCCGAGCGGGTCCAGGAACAGCGCCGCAAAGACGGCGACGACCTGCTTTCGGTGTTGTGCCAGACCGAGGACGAGGACGGCAACCGGTTCTCCGACGAGGACATCGTCAACCACATGATCTTCCTGATGATGGCCGCCCACGACACGTCCACCACCACCGCGACGAACATGGCCTACGAACTGGCCGCTCACCCGGACTGGCAGCAGCGCTGTCGCGACGAGTCCGACCGCTTGGGCGATGGACCGCTGGACATCGAATCGCTGGAGAAACTGGAGTCGCTGGACCTGGTCATGAACGAGGCGATTCGTCTGGTCTCTCCAGTGCAGTGGGCCATGCGCCGGACGGTGCGCGACACCGAATTGCTCGGCCACTACATTCCGGAGGGCACCAACGTCACCGCATTCCCCGGGGTGAATCATCGGCTGCCAGAAATCTGGACCGACCCGTTGACCTTCGATCCGGAACGGTTCACCGAGCCGCGCTGCGAGCACAAGCGGCACCGGTACGCGTGGACTCCGTTCGGTGGGGGCGCGCACAAGTGCATCGGAATGACGTTCGGGCAGTTGGAAATCAAGACGATCATGCACCGCCTGTTGCGCCGCTATCGGCTAGAGCTGCCCCGGCCTGGCTATCAGGCGAAGTGGGACTACCGCACGATACCCGTCCCGATGGATGGCATGCCGATTGTGTTGCGTCCGCTCTGA
- a CDS encoding TetR/AcrR family transcriptional regulator: MNSHAERQDQGEPALRRRGDKHRQAILNAVRELLEERPFSELSVSTISLRAGVARSGFYFYFDSKYSVLAQILAEVTEELEELTQYFAPRQPGESPEQFAKRMVGSAAAVYAHNDPVMTACNAARHTDIEIRGILEKQFEVVLRQIVDVVDTEVKAGTAHPISPDLPTLIRTLAGTTALTLTGDPLLVGRDNPPRDIERRVRVLEQIWLNALWGGSVPPVSSRP, translated from the coding sequence GTGAATAGCCACGCCGAGCGGCAGGACCAGGGCGAGCCGGCGCTGCGGCGCCGCGGTGACAAGCACCGCCAGGCGATCCTGAACGCGGTGCGCGAGCTATTGGAGGAGCGCCCCTTCTCCGAGCTGTCGGTCAGCACGATCAGTCTTCGGGCGGGGGTGGCCCGTTCCGGCTTCTACTTCTACTTCGATTCCAAGTACTCGGTACTGGCCCAGATCTTGGCCGAAGTCACCGAGGAACTCGAAGAACTGACGCAGTACTTTGCGCCCCGGCAGCCCGGTGAGTCGCCCGAGCAGTTCGCCAAACGCATGGTCGGCAGCGCGGCCGCGGTTTACGCACACAACGACCCGGTCATGACCGCCTGTAATGCCGCCCGCCACACCGACATCGAGATTCGGGGGATCCTGGAAAAGCAGTTCGAGGTGGTGCTGCGCCAGATCGTCGACGTGGTCGACACCGAGGTGAAGGCTGGGACCGCGCACCCCATCAGCCCCGACCTCCCCACGCTTATTCGCACTCTGGCCGGCACCACCGCGCTGACGTTGACCGGTGACCCGCTGCTTGTCGGCCGCGACAATCCGCCTCGAGACATCGAGCGACGAGTGCGCGTGCTCGAACAGATCTGGCTCAACGCGCTGTGGGGTGGCTCGGTACCGCCGGTATCGTCACGGCCATGA
- a CDS encoding SDR family oxidoreductase — translation MTQTAAGRYYAGKRCFVTGAASGIGRATALRLAAQGAELFLTDRNDDGLEQTVADARALGAQVPEHRVLDVSDYDEVAAFADHIHARHPSMDVVLNIAGVSAWGTVDRLTHEQWNKMVSINLMGPIHVIESFVPAMVAAGRGGHLVNVSSAAGLVALPWHAAYSASKYGLRGLSEVLRFDLARHRIGVSVVVPGAVKTPLVNTVEIAGVNREDPKVARWVDRFSGHAVSPEKAAEKILAGVAKNRYLIYTSPDIRALYAFKRLAWWPYSVAMRQVNVIFTRALRPSPVTRSPQVGELQSHPE, via the coding sequence ATGACGCAGACGGCCGCCGGGCGGTATTACGCGGGTAAGCGGTGCTTTGTCACCGGTGCGGCCAGCGGCATCGGCCGCGCCACCGCGTTGCGACTCGCCGCGCAAGGTGCCGAGCTTTTTCTGACCGACCGCAACGACGACGGACTGGAGCAGACCGTCGCCGACGCCCGGGCGCTGGGCGCCCAGGTGCCCGAGCATCGAGTGCTCGATGTCTCCGACTACGACGAGGTGGCGGCCTTCGCGGACCACATCCATGCCCGGCATCCCAGCATGGATGTGGTGCTCAACATTGCCGGCGTATCGGCATGGGGGACGGTTGACCGGCTCACACACGAGCAATGGAACAAGATGGTGTCGATCAACCTGATGGGCCCCATCCACGTCATCGAAAGTTTTGTTCCCGCGATGGTGGCGGCCGGTCGGGGCGGTCATCTGGTCAACGTGTCCTCGGCTGCCGGCCTGGTTGCGCTGCCATGGCACGCCGCTTACAGCGCCAGTAAGTACGGTTTGCGGGGGCTTTCCGAGGTGCTGCGTTTCGACTTGGCCCGCCACCGGATCGGGGTGTCGGTGGTGGTGCCGGGGGCGGTGAAGACTCCGCTGGTCAACACCGTCGAGATCGCCGGCGTCAACCGTGAGGACCCGAAGGTGGCCCGCTGGGTCGACCGATTCAGCGGCCACGCCGTGTCGCCGGAGAAGGCGGCCGAGAAGATCCTCGCCGGGGTGGCAAAGAACCGGTATCTGATCTACACCTCACCGGACATCCGGGCTCTGTATGCGTTCAAACGCCTGGCGTGGTGGCCCTACAGTGTGGCGATGCGCCAGGTGAACGTGATCTTCACGCGTGCGCTGCGGCCCAGCCCGGTGACGCGCTCACCCCAGGTCGGCGAGCTCCAGTCGCACCCCGAGTAA
- a CDS encoding DNA polymerase IV: protein MPRWVLHVDLDQFLASVELRRHPELAGLPVIVGGSGDPTEARKVVTCASYEAREFGVRAGMPLRAAARRCPDATFLPSDPAAYDAASDQVMGLLRDVGYPVEVWGWDEAYVGLTTDDPVDPVEVADHIRTVVLSATGLSCSIGISDNKQRAKVATGFAKPAGIFALTDENWMDVMGARPVDALWSVGPKTAKKLAAVGITTVRELAHADAELLTSKFGPRTGLWLLLLAKGGGDDEVSAEPWVPRSRSHVVTFPRDLTERAEMDSAITRLAHQALDDVVAEGGTVTRVAVTVRTATFYTRTKIRKLAEPTVDRDVITAAALQILDLFELDRPIRLLGVRLELADLG from the coding sequence ATGCCGCGCTGGGTCCTGCATGTCGACCTCGACCAGTTCCTCGCCTCCGTCGAGCTGCGACGGCACCCCGAACTGGCCGGGCTGCCGGTGATCGTCGGCGGCAGCGGCGATCCGACCGAAGCCCGCAAGGTGGTCACCTGCGCTTCCTATGAGGCTCGGGAGTTCGGAGTGCGCGCCGGCATGCCGTTGCGGGCCGCCGCGCGCCGTTGCCCGGACGCTACTTTCCTGCCGTCGGATCCGGCCGCCTACGACGCGGCCTCCGATCAAGTGATGGGGCTGTTGCGCGACGTGGGTTACCCGGTCGAAGTATGGGGCTGGGACGAGGCGTATGTCGGATTGACCACCGATGATCCCGTCGACCCCGTCGAGGTCGCCGACCACATCCGAACCGTCGTGCTCTCGGCGACCGGGCTGTCCTGCTCGATCGGGATCAGCGACAACAAGCAACGGGCCAAGGTTGCCACCGGATTCGCCAAGCCCGCAGGCATTTTCGCGCTCACCGACGAGAACTGGATGGACGTGATGGGCGCCCGCCCGGTCGACGCATTGTGGAGCGTGGGGCCCAAGACTGCGAAAAAGCTTGCCGCAGTCGGCATTACGACAGTTCGCGAGCTCGCGCACGCCGACGCCGAGTTGCTGACGTCGAAGTTCGGCCCGCGCACCGGATTGTGGCTGCTCTTGCTGGCCAAAGGAGGCGGCGATGACGAGGTCAGCGCCGAGCCGTGGGTTCCGCGCTCCCGCAGCCATGTCGTCACCTTCCCGCGTGACCTCACCGAGCGAGCCGAAATGGATTCAGCCATAACGCGATTGGCGCATCAGGCGCTGGACGACGTGGTAGCAGAAGGCGGGACCGTCACCCGAGTCGCGGTGACAGTGCGGACCGCGACGTTCTACACCCGCACCAAGATCCGCAAGCTGGCTGAACCGACCGTGGACCGCGACGTCATCACCGCCGCGGCGCTACAGATTCTGGACCTGTTCGAACTCGACCGGCCCATCCGGTTACTCGGGGTGCGACTGGAGCTCGCCGACCTGGGGTGA
- a CDS encoding TetR/AcrR family transcriptional regulator: MSSADRLSELPVSAPQERGDAARNRALLLDAARRLVAERGADAVTMDDVAAAAGVGKGTVFRRFGSRAGLMMVLLDEDERASQQAFLFGPPPLGPDAPPLDRLLAFGRERIRFVHAHHELLSEAHPLTRNSAPVAVHRMHVRMLLQSAQTTGDLDAQTDALLALLDADYIEHRLHNHGHTLQTLGDAWESVARKLCGR; encoded by the coding sequence GTGAGCAGTGCTGACCGGCTGAGTGAGTTGCCCGTGTCGGCTCCGCAGGAAAGGGGTGACGCGGCGCGCAACCGGGCCTTGCTGCTCGACGCGGCGCGCCGACTGGTGGCCGAACGCGGCGCCGACGCGGTCACCATGGACGACGTTGCCGCGGCCGCCGGGGTCGGCAAAGGGACGGTGTTTCGCCGGTTCGGCAGCCGGGCCGGCCTGATGATGGTGCTGCTCGACGAAGACGAGCGCGCCAGTCAGCAGGCCTTTCTTTTCGGCCCGCCGCCGCTGGGTCCGGATGCACCCCCGTTGGATCGGCTGTTGGCCTTCGGTCGTGAGCGAATCCGCTTTGTTCACGCGCATCATGAATTGCTTTCTGAAGCCCACCCGCTGACCCGCAATAGTGCGCCGGTCGCGGTGCACCGCATGCATGTGCGGATGCTGCTCCAGTCGGCGCAGACCACCGGCGACCTGGACGCCCAGACCGATGCCCTGTTGGCCCTGCTCGACGCCGACTACATCGAACACCGCCTGCACAACCACGGCCATACCCTGCAGACATTGGGTGACGCGTGGGAAAGCGTGGCGCGCAAGCTGTGTGGGCGGTGA
- a CDS encoding NAD(P)H-dependent oxidoreductase, which yields MPTTDIKVLALVGSLRAASINRQIAELAAAVAPEGVTVTIFEGLGDVPFYNEDIDDAMNEQLDQPPAAVGALRDAVAAADAVLVVTPENNGTIPAVLKNAIDWLSRPYGNSAVKGKPLAVIGGSLGQYGGVWAHDETRKSFGIASARVVDAIKLAVPFQTLGGSAPADHAELTANVRDVVGKLAAEVG from the coding sequence GTGCCAACCACCGACATCAAAGTCCTGGCCTTGGTAGGCAGCCTCCGGGCTGCGTCGATCAATCGGCAGATCGCCGAGCTCGCGGCGGCCGTCGCCCCGGAGGGCGTCACCGTCACCATCTTCGAAGGGTTGGGGGACGTGCCCTTCTACAACGAAGACATCGACGACGCGATGAACGAGCAACTCGACCAACCGCCGGCCGCGGTTGGCGCGCTGCGGGACGCGGTGGCTGCTGCCGACGCGGTGCTGGTGGTCACGCCCGAGAACAACGGCACCATTCCGGCGGTGCTGAAGAACGCGATCGACTGGCTGTCCCGCCCGTACGGCAACAGCGCGGTCAAGGGAAAGCCGTTGGCCGTCATCGGTGGCTCGCTGGGCCAATACGGCGGGGTGTGGGCTCACGATGAAACCCGCAAGTCATTCGGCATCGCCAGCGCACGCGTCGTCGACGCCATCAAGCTCGCTGTGCCGTTCCAGACACTGGGTGGCAGCGCTCCGGCCGACCATGCCGAACTCACCGCCAACGTCCGCGACGTGGTGGGCAAGCTCGCCGCCGAGGTCGGCTGA
- a CDS encoding redoxin NrdH, giving the protein MSITVYSKPACVQCVATYKALDKQGIPYEKVDISLDTEARDYVMALGYLQAPVVVAGDDHWSGFRPDRIKALAGSALSA; this is encoded by the coding sequence ATGAGCATCACCGTCTACAGCAAGCCCGCTTGCGTCCAGTGCGTCGCCACCTACAAGGCGCTGGACAAGCAGGGCATCCCTTACGAGAAGGTCGACATCAGCCTGGATACCGAGGCGCGCGACTACGTCATGGCGCTGGGTTATCTGCAGGCGCCGGTCGTGGTCGCCGGAGACGACCACTGGTCGGGTTTCCGCCCAGATCGCATCAAGGCGCTCGCCGGCTCGGCGCTGAGCGCCTAG
- the nrdI gene encoding class Ib ribonucleoside-diphosphate reductase assembly flavoprotein NrdI, producing the protein MRSPLVYFSSVSENTHRFVQKLGVPATRIPLHGRIEVDEPYVLVLPTYGGGRATPDINDGGYVPKQVIAFLNNEHNRSLIRGVIAAGNNNFGAEFAYAGNVVSRKCGVPYLYRFELMGTPDDVEAVQAGLAQFWKEQTCHQPSLQSL; encoded by the coding sequence TTGCGATCACCACTGGTCTATTTCTCATCCGTGTCGGAGAACACCCACCGCTTCGTGCAGAAGCTGGGTGTCCCGGCCACGCGGATACCGCTGCATGGCCGCATCGAGGTCGACGAGCCGTACGTGCTGGTGCTCCCCACCTACGGTGGCGGCCGGGCCACACCCGACATCAACGACGGTGGCTATGTTCCCAAACAGGTCATCGCGTTCTTGAACAACGAACACAATCGTTCGCTGATCCGCGGCGTCATCGCCGCGGGCAACAACAACTTCGGTGCCGAATTCGCCTACGCGGGCAACGTGGTGTCCCGCAAATGTGGCGTTCCCTACCTCTACCGCTTCGAACTCATGGGCACCCCGGACGACGTGGAAGCCGTCCAAGCGGGTCTGGCTCAATTCTGGAAGGAACAGACGTGCCACCAACCGTCACTGCAGAGCCTGTAA